A genome region from Tolypothrix sp. PCC 7712 includes the following:
- a CDS encoding DEAD/DEAH box helicase, protein MLPAHLAENIRRQVLYYLQSTFDFRDKEVNQAFEEFLEDPERGIFKGAWVQLRRPFRPAADSYKPPFDLTVPFHPFVHQSRAWRKLTSKNHKPEATLVTTGTGSGKTECFLYPILDHCLRAKSAGEKGIKAIILYPMNALAADQERRFAKTIWNDPILKQAGILVGNYTGRYDPANPTSQDSGTTSMGDSHGITNHEAQLENPPDILLTNYKMLDFLLLRPQDQGLWRSNQPDTLHYLVLDELHTYDGAQGADVACLIRRLKERLGIPKGKLCVVGTSATMDDRDRSDRAMGLTVSADAVETGGDRLALFASKLFEEDILPEAVIVEDRLKVAEIIKPEEDLISLELPQVDECDPLGEEDAVTYAIRQAQLWGGPSFAGDTEKAITDWSVALGEWLKGTKLFKQLLELFEIAEHSDEGPLTWLKLVEQLAAKDFSFISIPQWEDRKRIITAFFALVAQAKEIRSGRALPLVPTQVQLWVRELTRIGRVVAEKPEFAWLDEPTPDQKQLPAFHCNECGASGWIGMEDRRLESAIAARGIQGFKLNDDVKAIYSGWFSRNAGHDPRIVLIVPDTDGVIDQGDLFGAWHIHPTSLVVRKGRGTCPVSDDTRSFRIAFNKDVQSQTKGSPRGVQACPCCGSQEGIFIIGSRSATLSSVMVDELFGSTLNNDPKLLAFTDSVQDASHRAGFLCARTYNFTFRTALQRVIDDAGVAGLPLPEVGQRMLAWWGSPGLGRPGNIKEAIAALLSPDLYEYQEYLKYRNNCQQPNPPTSLKSDIETRLTWQATSEFGLMLLRGRTMETCGSACIGWDWQRIEETVQEIYSRIESVDTQLRKIPQENIYRWLLGILYRYRLRGALGHPYLFDLAQKGYWGKAPFGRAISGREVHPGQTRFQPKLMVTRAEKKHDFLFGATSGNTQPWHIRWTHRALDRPITEAEAIDLLRLLYEVAESKKVIFRLHDDGNKIYYAINSSAALLVPNGDRFTCNQTGRQIVRPENEAIFWENAPSLEYSADRGLYLRENFTRRQVYYQDRYRKGALRRVVANEHTGMLATETRENLERTFARSEHADDPNILTCTSTLEMGIDIGDLSSTMLCSIPPTTASYLQRIGRAGRATGTALIISVINHQPHDLFFYARPVEMLRGKVDPPGCWVDASAVLVRQYLAYCIDCGVKTGELNELPATGVKFIADMNKSQGHFPRILAWVGKNQAQLQQSFLERFEGVVRQDTKQRFLEETTTALMEERIRKVANEFARQQKEFKNARERLQSQKKSLDEHEVEARLEIEDELRVLKGRQNSLNRITTLELLTDHGLLPNYAFPETGVRFYGSVYNRHRNSENPVLPIEAVRPAATALRELAPHNYFYTQKRQFEIQQIATGSKEEPLAETWAICGRCGHMRPISDLNQEAASKACPQCGYDGGQDSQADIGQHRKFIEFTRSEAISVMEQYDSFSGDRSDQRENEFYQRRRSFDLTLDAPTGAVGEEEVPFGIEYRAGVIMREVNVGYQDEKGTVAFGADGPAPETGFLVCADCGVVAYPGTFIDDLKIHRRSCPARRRAEKARAEGRSTNTFKTESVYLYREIRSEAIRILIPPLHEDDIATLQACFLLGLRLRFEGDPSHLSIFPQQLPDGENKLQRNYLVILDKVPGGTGYLKTLFQEADTHKLAGEGIMAVMRQALDALESCRCGRLSAKESDHDTDGCYRCIRNYSQQYNAASISRERGIKLLKHLIAAGDRRREIQALTDIPNTSLYGSFLEQEFIRKLREWVEEHNGTWEKTIVRGKRGFRFHLPSNNYNWEIELQPQLGIAQGVAISCQPDFMLRCADNDAIKPVAIFTDGFEFHVANNRIADDMSKRRAILTSGRYSLWSLTWDDLNAAYLEEFTLIPKPIATKVDIFANTAISKGIPIPNPLLAIGNPWQQLVAFIQRPDASGWRRLAEFTAAFPLEILAANRTHTESTFHNAMNNWQNGQEFVVPPIDDTGEWVCNDLTTSTKDAIAFASIADCLANRRDQVKVTARLGDSETERLAAQTYRPRWRKFLASLNLFQFCGAFTFFTTSQVEAGTAPDVIPYTQPPSTSNEWAEVRAEVIPSLQYIVGELAAAGVTVPQVAYEDEQIAEAAIAEMAWLELRIAVLAGDQAWLAPKWQTAGWQVVTVSELQGKGTNFLSEIIVTKTKEKP, encoded by the coding sequence ATGCTGCCAGCGCATCTCGCTGAAAACATCCGCCGTCAGGTGCTTTACTACCTGCAATCTACCTTTGATTTCCGTGACAAGGAAGTCAACCAAGCCTTTGAAGAATTTCTCGAAGACCCAGAACGCGGTATATTCAAAGGTGCGTGGGTGCAGTTGCGTCGTCCCTTTCGCCCAGCAGCAGATTCCTATAAACCTCCTTTTGATCTAACTGTTCCTTTCCATCCCTTCGTCCATCAAAGTCGTGCTTGGAGAAAGTTAACAAGTAAAAACCACAAGCCGGAAGCAACTTTAGTCACTACTGGAACAGGTTCAGGTAAAACAGAATGTTTTCTGTATCCCATCCTCGACCACTGTCTGCGAGCAAAAAGCGCCGGAGAAAAAGGTATAAAAGCAATCATTCTCTACCCGATGAATGCCCTGGCCGCAGACCAAGAACGGCGCTTTGCCAAAACTATTTGGAACGACCCCATTCTCAAACAAGCAGGTATTCTGGTTGGCAATTATACAGGGCGCTACGACCCCGCCAACCCCACATCCCAAGATTCTGGTACTACCAGTATGGGCGATAGCCACGGTATTACCAACCACGAAGCCCAACTAGAAAACCCGCCGGATATCTTATTAACTAACTATAAAATGCTGGACTTCTTGCTGTTGCGACCGCAAGATCAGGGACTTTGGCGTAGCAATCAACCAGATACCTTACACTACTTAGTGCTAGATGAACTACACACTTACGATGGCGCTCAAGGTGCAGACGTTGCCTGTTTAATTCGACGGTTAAAAGAACGCTTGGGTATACCCAAAGGGAAATTGTGTGTAGTTGGGACTAGTGCCACAATGGACGACCGCGATCGCAGCGATCGAGCAATGGGTCTTACAGTTTCGGCTGATGCGGTAGAAACTGGAGGCGATCGCTTGGCTTTGTTTGCTAGTAAGCTGTTTGAAGAAGATATTCTCCCAGAAGCAGTAATAGTAGAAGACCGTCTCAAAGTTGCAGAAATTATCAAACCAGAAGAAGATTTAATTTCTCTGGAATTGCCTCAAGTCGATGAATGCGATCCCTTGGGGGAAGAAGATGCAGTTACTTATGCCATACGTCAGGCTCAACTTTGGGGTGGCCCAAGTTTCGCCGGAGATACAGAAAAAGCAATTACCGATTGGTCAGTAGCTTTGGGGGAATGGTTAAAGGGTACAAAGCTGTTTAAGCAACTGCTGGAACTATTTGAGATTGCCGAACATTCTGATGAAGGTCCACTAACTTGGCTAAAACTGGTAGAACAATTAGCAGCGAAGGATTTTTCCTTTATTTCCATTCCCCAGTGGGAAGACCGTAAGCGGATTATAACTGCCTTTTTTGCCCTCGTTGCTCAAGCAAAAGAAATTCGCAGTGGTCGAGCCTTACCTTTGGTTCCCACCCAAGTGCAACTATGGGTACGGGAATTGACACGCATCGGTCGAGTTGTAGCAGAAAAACCAGAATTTGCTTGGCTAGATGAACCTACACCCGACCAAAAACAACTTCCCGCGTTCCATTGCAACGAGTGTGGTGCTTCTGGGTGGATTGGCATGGAAGATCGACGTTTGGAATCGGCGATCGCAGCTAGGGGTATCCAAGGTTTTAAACTCAATGATGATGTCAAAGCTATTTATAGTGGGTGGTTTAGTCGTAATGCTGGACACGACCCCCGCATTGTTTTAATTGTCCCTGACACCGATGGAGTGATCGACCAAGGGGACTTATTCGGTGCGTGGCATATTCATCCTACCAGTTTGGTAGTTCGCAAGGGACGGGGTACTTGTCCGGTAAGCGATGATACTCGCAGTTTTCGGATTGCATTTAATAAAGATGTGCAATCTCAAACAAAAGGTTCTCCCCGTGGGGTGCAAGCTTGTCCTTGCTGCGGTTCCCAAGAAGGTATTTTTATTATTGGTTCCCGTTCCGCGACCCTTTCCAGTGTTATGGTAGATGAATTATTTGGTTCTACTCTCAACAACGACCCCAAATTACTCGCCTTTACCGACAGCGTTCAAGATGCTTCCCACCGTGCCGGATTTCTTTGTGCTCGCACCTATAATTTTACCTTCCGTACTGCCCTGCAACGGGTAATTGATGATGCAGGTGTAGCAGGTTTACCCTTGCCGGAAGTGGGACAGAGGATGTTGGCTTGGTGGGGTAGTCCGGGATTGGGACGACCGGGAAATATTAAAGAAGCGATCGCGGCACTTTTATCGCCTGATTTATACGAGTATCAAGAGTATCTCAAATATCGCAATAATTGCCAACAACCGAACCCCCCAACATCCCTAAAATCTGACATCGAAACTAGGCTAACTTGGCAAGCCACCAGCGAATTTGGTCTAATGCTGCTGCGGGGAAGGACGATGGAAACCTGTGGTTCTGCTTGCATTGGTTGGGATTGGCAGAGAATTGAAGAGACAGTGCAAGAGATTTACTCGCGGATTGAATCTGTAGATACCCAATTGCGAAAAATACCCCAGGAAAATATCTACCGTTGGTTGTTGGGAATTTTATATCGCTATCGTCTGCGGGGAGCCTTGGGACATCCCTATTTATTTGACTTAGCCCAAAAAGGATACTGGGGAAAAGCCCCCTTCGGGCGAGCAATTTCCGGACGGGAGGTGCATCCAGGGCAAACCCGCTTCCAACCAAAGTTAATGGTAACTCGTGCCGAGAAAAAACATGATTTTCTTTTTGGTGCCACCTCCGGGAATACCCAGCCTTGGCATATTCGCTGGACACATCGGGCACTTGATCGTCCAATAACTGAAGCTGAAGCAATTGATTTACTAAGACTATTGTATGAGGTTGCTGAATCAAAAAAAGTTATATTTAGATTGCACGATGATGGTAATAAAATTTACTATGCCATCAATTCATCTGCTGCATTACTTGTACCCAACGGCGATCGCTTTACCTGCAACCAAACAGGAAGGCAAATAGTCCGACCAGAAAACGAAGCAATATTTTGGGAAAATGCCCCCAGTTTGGAATATAGCGCCGACAGAGGACTATATCTGCGAGAAAACTTTACCCGCCGTCAAGTTTATTACCAAGACCGTTACCGTAAAGGTGCATTACGTCGGGTGGTTGCCAACGAGCATACGGGAATGTTAGCAACAGAAACGCGAGAAAACTTGGAACGCACTTTCGCCCGTAGCGAACATGCTGACGACCCCAACATCCTCACCTGTACCAGCACTTTGGAGATGGGGATTGATATTGGTGACCTCTCCAGCACCATGCTTTGTTCCATACCACCAACCACTGCAAGTTATCTACAACGTATTGGTCGGGCAGGACGGGCAACGGGTACAGCCCTAATTATATCGGTAATTAATCACCAACCACACGACCTATTTTTTTACGCTCGTCCCGTAGAAATGTTACGCGGTAAAGTCGATCCACCAGGATGTTGGGTAGATGCTTCGGCGGTACTTGTGCGCCAGTATCTTGCCTATTGTATCGATTGTGGGGTGAAAACGGGGGAATTAAACGAATTACCTGCAACAGGGGTAAAATTTATTGCAGATATGAATAAGTCCCAGGGGCATTTTCCCCGTATTTTGGCATGGGTAGGAAAAAATCAAGCCCAATTACAACAGTCTTTCTTGGAACGTTTTGAGGGAGTGGTACGGCAAGATACTAAGCAGCGTTTTCTCGAAGAGACAACGACTGCATTAATGGAGGAACGAATTCGCAAGGTAGCGAATGAATTTGCGCGTCAGCAAAAGGAATTTAAAAATGCGCGTGAACGACTGCAAAGCCAAAAAAAGAGTCTCGACGAACACGAAGTCGAAGCCCGCTTGGAAATTGAAGACGAATTGCGAGTTCTCAAAGGTAGACAAAATAGCCTGAATCGCATTACCACCCTGGAACTATTAACCGACCACGGACTTTTACCAAACTACGCCTTCCCAGAAACAGGAGTCAGGTTCTACGGCTCAGTTTATAACCGCCACCGCAACAGTGAAAATCCGGTACTACCAATTGAGGCAGTCCGACCAGCAGCCACAGCTTTACGGGAATTAGCTCCCCACAATTACTTTTACACCCAAAAACGTCAATTTGAGATTCAGCAAATAGCTACGGGTAGCAAAGAAGAACCCCTGGCAGAAACTTGGGCAATTTGTGGGCGTTGTGGACATATGCGTCCCATTAGTGACCTGAATCAAGAAGCTGCATCCAAAGCTTGTCCTCAGTGCGGTTATGATGGCGGACAGGATAGCCAAGCCGATATCGGTCAGCACCGCAAATTCATCGAGTTTACTCGCTCGGAAGCGATTTCGGTGATGGAACAGTATGATAGCTTTTCAGGCGATCGCTCCGACCAAAGGGAAAACGAATTTTACCAACGACGGCGTAGTTTTGACCTCACACTGGATGCACCAACAGGAGCGGTGGGTGAGGAGGAAGTCCCCTTCGGGATTGAATATCGCGCTGGGGTGATTATGCGCGAAGTAAATGTAGGCTATCAAGACGAGAAGGGAACCGTAGCTTTTGGAGCCGATGGCCCCGCCCCAGAGACTGGGTTTTTAGTATGTGCTGATTGCGGTGTCGTTGCCTATCCAGGCACATTCATCGATGACCTGAAAATCCACCGCCGCAGTTGTCCAGCGCGTCGCCGTGCGGAAAAAGCCCGTGCGGAAGGTCGTTCCACCAATACCTTTAAAACCGAATCTGTCTACCTGTATCGGGAAATCCGCTCCGAGGCAATTCGGATTTTAATTCCACCCCTGCACGAAGACGATATTGCCACCTTGCAAGCCTGCTTTTTACTAGGCTTGCGACTGCGATTTGAAGGCGACCCCAGCCATTTAAGTATTTTCCCCCAGCAATTGCCAGATGGCGAGAATAAATTACAACGCAACTATCTTGTCATACTCGATAAAGTTCCTGGTGGTACGGGCTATCTGAAAACCTTATTTCAGGAAGCTGATACTCATAAACTTGCTGGAGAAGGAATTATGGCAGTGATGCGCCAAGCTCTAGATGCACTAGAATCTTGCCGCTGTGGCAGACTCAGCGCCAAAGAAAGCGATCATGATACCGATGGCTGTTACCGATGTATTCGCAACTACAGCCAACAATACAATGCGGCATCGATTAGCCGCGAACGGGGAATTAAACTGCTAAAACATCTGATTGCCGCAGGCGATCGCCGTCGAGAAATACAAGCATTAACGGATATTCCTAATACATCACTGTATGGTAGTTTCCTGGAGCAAGAATTTATTCGCAAGTTGCGGGAATGGGTAGAAGAGCATAATGGCACTTGGGAAAAAACCATCGTGCGTGGGAAAAGAGGATTTCGCTTTCACCTCCCAAGCAATAATTACAACTGGGAAATCGAACTTCAACCCCAACTGGGTATTGCTCAAGGAGTTGCGATCTCTTGCCAGCCAGATTTTATGTTGCGTTGCGCCGATAACGATGCGATAAAGCCAGTAGCCATTTTTACCGATGGCTTTGAATTCCATGTGGCGAATAATCGGATTGCAGATGATATGAGTAAGCGACGCGCCATTTTAACCTCCGGACGCTACTCCCTTTGGAGCTTAACCTGGGACGACCTCAACGCTGCTTATTTAGAAGAATTTACACTTATTCCCAAACCAATAGCCACAAAAGTCGATATTTTTGCCAACACCGCCATTAGTAAAGGTATACCCATCCCCAACCCCCTATTGGCTATTGGTAATCCCTGGCAGCAACTTGTCGCATTTATCCAGCGTCCAGATGCGAGTGGATGGCGGAGATTGGCAGAATTTACTGCTGCTTTTCCTCTAGAAATTTTAGCTGCCAACCGTACCCATACAGAATCCACATTCCACAATGCCATGAATAATTGGCAAAATGGTCAAGAATTTGTCGTTCCCCCAATCGATGATACTGGTGAGTGGGTTTGTAACGACCTGACCACCTCCACCAAAGATGCGATCGCATTTGCTTCTATCGCCGATTGTTTGGCAAACCGACGCGATCAAGTAAAGGTGACAGCTCGTTTGGGTGACAGCGAAACAGAGAGATTAGCAGCGCAAACTTACCGACCTCGCTGGCGTAAATTTCTCGCCAGTTTAAATTTGTTTCAGTTTTGCGGTGCCTTCACTTTCTTCACCACCTCCCAAGTAGAAGCAGGTACTGCACCCGATGTGATTCCCTATACTCAACCTCCAAGCACTAGCAACGAATGGGCTGAAGTCCGTGCCGAAGTGATTCCATCCCTACAATATATCGTTGGCGAACTAGCTGCGGCAGGAGTAACAGTACCCCAAGTTGCCTACGAAGATGAGCAAATCGCGGAAGCAGCGATCGCGGAAATGGCATGGCTAGAATTACGTATTGCCGTTTTAGCTGGTGACCAAGCTTGGCTTGCTCCTAAATGGCAAACTGCTGGCTGGCAAGTTGTGACAGTGAGCGAACTACAGGGAAAAGGGACTAATTTTCTCAGTGAAATAATTGTAACTAAGACAAAGGAGAAACCTTGA
- a CDS encoding type II toxin-antitoxin system RelE/ParE family toxin: protein MTYKVEISPTAVADIEQIFLWMRESSVDIAHRWVRGCYEIMLTLEKFPKRCPMSPESDYMGIEIRQLLYKKQFRILFTVNEIPEENSGIVRIHRVRHGSQDRLRDPEQLFDDNNE from the coding sequence ATGACATACAAAGTTGAAATATCACCAACTGCGGTTGCTGATATCGAACAAATATTTCTTTGGATGCGAGAATCATCTGTTGATATAGCTCATCGATGGGTTAGAGGGTGCTATGAAATTATGCTGACATTGGAAAAATTTCCTAAGCGTTGTCCAATGTCACCGGAAAGCGATTATATGGGTATAGAAATACGGCAGCTACTTTACAAAAAGCAATTTCGCATTTTGTTTACTGTTAATGAAATTCCAGAGGAAAATAGCGGCATTGTTCGTATTCATAGGGTTCGTCATGGTTCACAGGATAGGTTACGCGATCCTGAACAATTATTCGATGATAACAATGAGTAA
- a CDS encoding type II toxin-antitoxin system Phd/YefM family antitoxin has translation MKLTDNFMIIMNLSLRNIYPLSEFQRGAKAFLEKLRGSKEPIILTVNGKASVVVQDAESYQELLDRLEILETSAGIRKSIEEFQQGKGIPLDEAFEQLRTKYDIQS, from the coding sequence ATGAAATTAACTGATAATTTTATGATAATTATGAATCTCAGTCTTCGTAACATTTACCCACTATCAGAATTTCAACGGGGAGCGAAAGCCTTTTTAGAAAAGCTTCGGGGAAGCAAAGAACCTATTATCCTGACTGTTAATGGTAAAGCATCTGTGGTAGTTCAGGATGCTGAAAGTTACCAAGAATTACTGGATAGGTTAGAAATTTTGGAGACGAGTGCAGGAATTCGCAAAAGTATCGAAGAATTTCAGCAGGGTAAAGGTATCCCTTTAGATGAAGCATTCGAGCAGCTGCGGACAAAATATGACATACAAAGTTGA
- a CDS encoding helix-turn-helix domain-containing protein, translating to MEKVKVLCKLKELMDEKGISQLELSEKTGLAPTTIGRLYRNQSSRFDVSTLEKLADFFQLTTITELLELKRV from the coding sequence ATGGAAAAAGTGAAAGTACTTTGTAAGCTCAAAGAATTGATGGATGAAAAGGGTATTAGTCAGTTGGAGTTAAGCGAAAAAACTGGATTAGCACCAACAACTATAGGGAGATTATATAGAAATCAATCTTCTAGATTTGATGTTTCTACTTTGGAAAAACTAGCAGATTTTTTTCAGTTAACAACGATTACGGAATTATTGGAGTTAAAAAGGGTGTAA